The genomic window GATAAAAAAAGAAAATTTGGAGTGCAACATCCGTGATGTTGCAGTGTTGTATAAAATATCACCCCAGTGAAATCCCAGTGAAATAAAAAAGATAAAAGCATTTCACGAGGCAGGCGGATATTTTACTCCAAAACGCTATAGTTGCAGTGTTGTATAAAATATCACGGATATTTTACTCCAAAAAGGCGTAAATGTATAAAATATTACCCCTGTGAAATAAAACAGATAAAAACAATTATTCCCTGAAAGGATTCCGATGAATATAAAAAAAATCAATCTCAGCTTACTTTTTATTTTTTTTACCACCTTTTCCGTTTCCGCATTTGATTTTCATAAATTGCAAAATTATTTTTCGCTTACCGGATTTGTAAAAAAAATGGAGACTGTTGAAATACAAAATTTACAGGGAAAATGGCAGACCATGACTTCCGCACAAAATCGTTTTGACCTGAGATGCTATCCGACAAATTCTATTACAGCCCAAATAGGTATGAGAAATATCTTTGATTACGGACAAATACCAGCAGAAAATTATCCCGAATATATAAAAATAGCTACAGCAGATAACGGTTTTTTTGACCTAACAAACTGCATTGCCAAAGATACTTCCTACGTTTTATACACAAATTTTGACAGAGCTTATATCGAATTTGTAAAAGGTTCATTTGACATTGTGTTTGGTCGTCAACGCATTAACTGGGGAATTAATCGGGTGTGGAATCCAAATGATATTTTCAACACGTTCAATTATTTCAACTTCGATTATCTTGAGCGACCCGGATGTGATGGGATAAAAATGCAATATTATACGGGAATGACATCTTCCGCTCAGTTTGGTTATAAAATTGACAAAGAAAAAAACGTTACTTGGGCAAGTATGTTCAAATTTAATAAATGGAGTTATGACTTCCAATTTCTGTCCGGAGTTATGGAAAATGATCTCGTGATTGGAACCGGATGGTCAGGGCAAATATTTAAAGCGGGATTTAACGGAGAAATTTCTTATTTTAACAACAAAGACAATTTGAGTGATTCAACCGGCCTAATTGTCGGTTCCATCGGTGGAAATTATGGTTTTGAAGATGGTTTGTTTTTGCAAACGGCAATGATCTATAACAGCAAAGGAACTACCGGACCTGCGGGATGCAATAATGTGGAAATAACTGCAAAAAATTTAACACGTGCAAAATATAATCTATTCGGAGCAGCATCATTTCCCCTTACCCCACTGATCAAGGTCGAAGTTTCTTCAATGCTAAATCCCACAGACAAATCATATTATATCGGACCTTCCTTCGACCTTTCGCTTAAACAAGATTTGGATTTAAAGATTCAGGGGCAATTATATTACGGAGATGACGGAACCGAATTTGGGGATTATGGAAAAGTTTTTTATTGCCGTTTGAAATGGTCGTTCTAAAGAAATTTTTATTTGGAGAAACCATTCTAAAATATTATCTCCTTATTTCCGAGTAACCATTTACTAACCGCTTTCCACAGAGGGACGATTCACTTTTCCCATAAAAAGAATGCTCCCTGTGGAATTATCCTGAATATAAAAAAGGAAAGGATGATCTGCTCGGAATTCTGTAACTTTTCCAGGAGGAGCACTTTTCAATTCCATCACTACAGCAGTTGCTGCGGCAGCTTCTGTTCCTTTTTCTTCCACTTTGATGAATGCTTTATGAAATATTCCGGAGATGAAGAGATCCTCGTTGCCGGTCATACCGGAAAAATTTGCGGCACGCGAATCAAACGCATCTTTCATTCCCAATTTTAAAAATACCTTATTCAATTTATATCTTTCTGTCATGGTAAATTTCGGAAGCCAAACTTTCACTTTTTGTGGATATCGTTGGATTTCCAACAATTTTTCCTTTTTGATAATTTTTCCAATTTTTTTTATACCTTCAATCTCATTGGGAAGAATTATCACCATCGAAAGTTGTTTGCCCATGTAAGGCATTTCGAGTATTTGAGCGTTTTCCGTTTCTGCATACTTAAATTTTTCTTTCAAAAACATGATCGGAGTATTAATTTTCTCTTTTTCGGATATGAAAAAGGGAAGTTGACGCGTTGCCCGCTTATCAAATTGCGAATCCCACAATCCTTTAAAATAGATTGCATTTGTTAAAACCAATTTGGTGAGCGAACTAAGATTGTTAGGTTTCAACAAGTTTTTGATTTTATCATTTGTCTTTTCTTCGACCCAATTGTTGATCTGTTTTACAGCATTATCCGAATTTTTCAAAAAGTCTGTTCTGAATACTTCTGAGTTGTAGTATTTATTCACAAGTTGTTTATAATTTGGAAGTAGGCTAAAACTTTTTTCTATCCACAAAGCGTTTGCAGTTGACAATTCCACATCGCCCTGCTTTTTTATTTCATTCAGTTCAGAACTGATTTGAGAAAATCCTGCATGAAGAGAATCACCGGACAAATGAAATTCAAGCACCTTTGCCATTTCCGTTTTTGTCTTTCCCTTTGCCCCTGCATAAGTCATTGCGAGAGCAGTGGAAATGCTATAGGGTGAGAAAAATAAATTTTCATCATCAACTTTCAAAGCGTCATATAATTTCAGAGC from Candidatus Cloacimonadota bacterium includes these protein-coding regions:
- a CDS encoding serpin family protein, which translates into the protein MIKNQIKRLMISTVLISIFCFSFGFADKISSKQLAKSNNDFALKLYDALKVDDENLFFSPYSISTALAMTYAGAKGKTKTEMAKVLEFHLSGDSLHAGFSQISSELNEIKKQGDVELSTANALWIEKSFSLLPNYKQLVNKYYNSEVFRTDFLKNSDNAVKQINNWVEEKTNDKIKNLLKPNNLSSLTKLVLTNAIYFKGLWDSQFDKRATRQLPFFISEKEKINTPIMFLKEKFKYAETENAQILEMPYMGKQLSMVIILPNEIEGIKKIGKIIKKEKLLEIQRYPQKVKVWLPKFTMTERYKLNKVFLKLGMKDAFDSRAANFSGMTGNEDLFISGIFHKAFIKVEEKGTEAAAATAVVMELKSAPPGKVTEFRADHPFLFYIQDNSTGSILFMGKVNRPSVESG